The nucleotide sequence TAATATGAAGCACCCCAATGCTGATGCATATGCTGGTGGTCACTCAAAGGTTTGCAACTTGAAGGGAGAATGTCTTGGTCCTAATATAGCGGTCGCAGAGACTATGGATGACGTAAGTGTGATGTTTTTATTTCCTGGTAAGCTGGCGTTTGACATTTTCTGTTGCTGTGTTCGTTTTTAATTGAATGAACGTCTTTTACAGTGGAAGGCTGAGGAAGCGAGGGTAAGACAAATGTTCAAGGTAAAGACGCTTCATCTTGTGTGCTAGGTATATAATAACATGATGTTGGTTAGTTGGTTGATCAATTCCTGCTTGTGCATTTGTTTCCATCAGGGCCTTGACGATCCAACTGTTGTGGCGCGACTCATGGAACCACCCAAGTTGAACTTCGGAGCAACCAAGGCCACCGATGAGGAAGTAGAACGTTTTATGAATTCGATCATGGGACCATGCGATCCTAACCTTTGCACCACTTATGGCATCCTCGATGCTAGCGCCGTAGAAAGATTTAGAGTGGCGCTAATGTAAGACCAAGGATGCTGCCCGGAGTTATGTTGCACTTTCTTGTGGCTAGATGGTTCCTATCAGCAAACCGTTCGATACCAAGCTATTTTGTGTCGCCTGTAGAAGAAGCTGATCGAATGCTTATTTGGTTTGAAGATTGTTATATGTACGGCTTTTATTATGTGTGTATGGCAGTACTGGTTATGGCTGCTCGTCCTCGTATCCATTTTTTTTATCGACTGCTTGGGTATGTCAAATATAACATAAGAGCAATCTCCAATAGATGGTCTAAAATTTGGCGGTCCAAAACCAGAGATGTAAAATTTGGACCGTTAAAAAGTGCGTTTTGAAGCTCCGAAAAAAGCtcaactccaatagatggtccaaattgatggtccaaaaaagcaactccaacagatggttcAAAATGAAGATGTAAAATCGTCTTGATCGTCTTCTTAACCTCGGGACGTCGGCCGCCTTCGTCAAATCTGTCGCCATCAAGCTCTCCCCGAGCGCGCCATCCTCCCCGTGATGAGCTCCTCTCCCAATCCCCCTATTTTTCCCCTTCGATCGGTGTCGTTTGCCACCGCTCCCGTGCTCGTCCGTGGTCGCCATGGCCGGAGCCTGAGCTCCCCGGTATGTGCTCCTTTGCCGGCCAGCAGCGACAGAGGAGGGCAGCAGCCGACGCGAACACCACGAGCAGCGGCATAGGCACGCTGCACGGGCCAGCAGCGACGACAGCTCGGCTGGACAGGGtcagtgcggggcggcggcggggccgggagGCGGTGGCAACGGGGCGGGCCAGCAAGCAGCGGTGGGCGGCGGCCTAAGGACCCGGCGGAGGCCTACATGGGCAGCCAGACCGCCGGAGGCGCCGAATCCCACCGCGGCTGCCTCCTGATTCGGCGGCGCCCGGGCGGCTGCGAGATGGCTTCCGGCGAGGGAGGCGACGGGGGCGAGGGCGGCGCGACGATTtggggcggtggcggcgacggcggcggggatttgggcggtggcggtggcggatccGCCCGACTGGTGTTCGGGCGGGTGGACAGGCGCGGCTGTGAAATGAAATGAAGTGGCGGTTGGGCGTTGGCAGGTGGTCACCGAATTTGGACCAGATGCATCTCGTGATGTAAATTTGCACCGCGagatgttgtattttacatcacgagGAGGCCGCGGTCCAATTTTTTTACATATGAACCGTCTGTTGGAGTAGCGTTGCTTGCCCCAGACGGTTCAAAAGTTAGGTATTTTTACGTTTAAACTgtttattggagatgctctaactgtgTCTGATCTATGCATGACGCGTTGAAGGAGAGAACACCGACCAGATGGACATATATACAACGACTCACCAAAACTTGATGTTTGCCCGTTTGGTTTTCAAGCAAAAAGAAGGCTTAAGACGAAAATCCAAATCTgagcccgagctcatctgcacctgcgctcaccaaaaaaattaaaataaatactaaaaaaattcaaaaaattccaaaaaaaattgggatggtggacaatttgatgcgtgaggtgcgccccaattttcaaaacatttggacttatgtgcagctctcagcaaaaaagacaaatcggaggtctgtaaaaatgtgtactgttcatatactgttttggtctgatttgtcttttttgctgagagctgcacatAAGTCCAAATGTTTTAAAAATTGGGAcgcacctcacgcatcaaattgtccatCACCTCAATTTTTttcggaattttttgaatttttctgatttttttacgaATTTTTTTTGAGCGGGTGCAGATGCACCCGGGCACCGAAACGCCGCACTCCCCTGACCTCTTTTTTTAAAACCGAGAAAGCGCTTGCTGCTTGATCTCTTTTGTGTCCAACTTCTGGCCATCAATGCCTATGATGCATAAATCGATAGCTAGCCCATCGAGATACGTTCGGCTAGAGGCGGACGTACACGTACACGCTGCAAACGTCGACCTTCAGTGCATGTGTTAATTACCTTGGTCTTTGACTGATTACAAGAGATAACTCTACTACAGATCTTAACATCTAGGAGGACATGCTCGTGCAAGGCTGAATGCATACGGTGGCTATTAGTACAAGCTGATCCCTGAGTGTAGCTGAATATGCATGCAACAACGTAACAGTCGATGCAAACCAAAGAAAACCGAGAAAAAATGCCACTTGCCAAACACCTCGGCAGTTTTATCAAAACTGAGAAAAACTATGGTTTTTAGAAACTAAAGTATTTATTGCCCATGTATTGAAATACTTAGATTTTGGAATACCATGGTTTTGAAAAAACGTTGTTGCCAAACTAGGCCTAAAATGTCAAGTCACACAGGAGACACACCAAACATTGTCGTTGTAATTTTAGCACAGTATAACCGAGGCTAAACCGAGCTCTCTCACGTCCTTAGCCATTTTGGCCGTCGGATTTCGGGTTTGGATCGTTTCTGGCCGTCCGATCTTTGTTTCAGCGCAGTTTATGGCGACCTGGGCCTCCTGTGCAGCTACTCCGGCGGAAAAATCCGACTACGCTGGTTGATTGGGCCTAGAGAGGGTAAGCACGGCCCACTGATACACCCAACCCTGTTCGTTTCACGCACCCGTCTCACAGCTACTTCGTTCTCGCAGCGCCTCCTCCCCCCGACGTCTCCTCTTCTTTCTGGCGAcctcgaccaccgccgccgccgaccacgaCCTCGAGCAGTGGATCTTACTCCTCCGTCCTCGACCTCGAGCGGCGGTAACCATCCTAAATCGCACACGTGCTCTTCACCGTTAAGAGAAATCCATCGACGTCCATCGTGCCTCGCGCGACCTAGGTATTTAGATGACGCGTCGTGTGCGTGGGGAGTGAGGGTGGGGGATTTGTGCGTCCGGGGTTGCGGAGGGGGTTCGATTCGGCAAGGCTGAGGCGTGGGGGCGAGCGGTCGGGCCACTGGACCTGCGCCCACATGCTGCAGGTTATGGCCGGCATCGACGGCGGTGGGGACGCACCGGCAGCGCGGCAGCCTGGGTTGACGCCCATGGAGCTCATCGAGCAGGTGTGTCTCTCTCTTTCTTCTCTGCTCTGATCTAACCACCCGTGGCAGCGGTTGGCTCCGCCTGTGTGCAGTGCGCTACTCTGTTTTTCTCTTGTTCCCGTGGGGATTGGTTACTTGGTTAGTCCTGTTGGTTCTGCGAGCGCGATTCATTCCTTGATCGCTGGGACGGCTGGGGATTCGGTTTCTAGAATCGATGGCCATGTTTACTGCACGATGTAGTAGGACATTGGTAATTTTTGTTTTCGAAGAACACAAATTTTCAGCATCAGTTGTGTTTCTGACTGGCTTAAAAAACATatgtacctctctctctctctctctctctctctctgcgatgATTCGGGCGTTTATTAAAAGTTTCAATGCTTCAGTCAGGTAGTACAAGTGTATGCAAAATATTTCAAGTGTGCTAATTAATGTAGTGGTATTGTGTCCCCCCTTACAGACGGTGATTACATGTGGAGTTCGGGAAGAGCAGCTGCAGCATCATCAGTACATGCCTGCTCATGTACTTGGAGCCTTGGAGGAGCAGAACGAAAATATTTCCAATGTCACGTTGGACATCTTGACAGCAGGCACTGATTTATCCGAGGCAGCAAGTCCACCAAGAAGGACGAAGACGGCAGCATCAGCGACGACGATGCGTACACTCTTTTTTATTTGTTAAGATGAGCTAGATTCCACCCAGTTTTGCTCACATGATTGACTCATTTTTATTTGTTGGATCATGATGCACTAAAAGATGTTCAAAATTGATGGCATGAACACTCTTCTATATTTAAATAGTTGAAATGAGGGATTTTCTACTATAGAGAATCCTGACAGCACAGTCATTAAGGATAATAAAACATGTTATTTAGCAATAATACATAGGCTTGCATAGTAATTAACTGGTCATTTGATTTGTTGATTACATCCACTTTATACAATTCATTCTGCAGAGGGAAAGCAGTACAATAAAGTCTTTTTTAGTACAGCAAAGCAACTCCTTAGTTCTTATCATGTCTACTCACTTGTGGAAATATTTTCTTATGTCATTGCATTTTAATCATTACATAACATTATTACGCCCTACGATCCAAAATACCTTTCATGGTTTTAGTTCCTCCTTTGTTATTTGCTCATCTTATTGTGGTGTTAATTGAGTGTACCATATAAACTTTACAGGTTACTGTAATCTTGTGAAGCAAAGGTAACTGCTTCTGTTGAGTTGTTACAGAATGTCCTATGGAGGAAATCAGCAACAAAGCATACACTATGTCGTAATTCAAATTTGCTTGCAAGATTTCCTAGGAAACCCGATCCCTGTAATTCCAGTGGGATAGATGATTAATTGAACACATATAACTTATAATGTGTGATTTTAAAATAATTGAAGGAGGTTTGgtgaaattttaaaaattgttGTGACTTATCAACTCTTGTGAAAAATaagaactactcatgcattatTTTCTAAAACAATATCCTGTCATGATTTAGACAATCTCATCTACCGCATTATTCCTTGGTTGCAGGTCAGTAAGGTCGTCTTACTTTGATCcctgggttaatgatgttactttccTAGAAGGTAGATGGAGTTATGACATTAGGCGGTTGACTAGATGGTCACCAATTGTTGATTTGTGTGCCAGGGACCACGCCCGCATCTCTGCTCCAGTCAATCACATTGTGCTATGATGCGCACATCCTCAAGTCTGGGAAGCGACCCTGGTAACCCAATTACAAGCGCATTTTTTTAATCCTATCACATGCGCAATCTCATCAGTGGTTAATTTTCCATTATCTGGTTCAAGTGTTTATTGGTCAGCACTGATAATTGGGTTCTTATAAATAAACATATTTGATGATGTCTTCTTGAATCGATCAGCCTCCCTAGATGAAATCAATAAACTGGAGTACTTGAATCTATCTGCCACTTAGCCCTTGAAACCAGTACGACTACTAGCCAAATACACTCAAATCATAGATCTCTCTACAATCTACTGTAACTATCTCACATGATATAGTACTAAAAGACaaagtttttcaatttttttactaAATACTATCAGTTCTTAAAACTCAAATCATCCTATTGTTGCAAAGTTGTGGGGTATATGTGATAGCTTATGGTTGTTCGAAAAACTAAGACCATGATCTATCCTAAATGTGAGATTTCATTGTGAATTAGTTGGTAGGATTAATTCTTTTGTTCTGCTGCAGCTCACTCTTAAATAATGGCAATTAGTGTCCAGAGCCCTTCGCTGTCAACAAACTGGATGTAGACACTCAGGTGGAAGCATCCGCTCAGCCCCAAATTGATATTCTCTTTAATGATTCTCGGTATGTATTTATATCAGCCAGAACATCTTATATGGGTTTCTTCTCATGATatttgtgtcacatccctagcttctggcattgctctaggctagcttcatgtgtgcatcatgtctatatttttgaaacttgaattgaggaatattggaagcctcaaaatcctaaataaaagaggggcaaaaaccctagaaatctcattcattgctccaaaaggctcttcttaaatgtttgataatttaacccgagagatggtcctatgtctcattccgtgagttgttcgatcttcaagaagatcgacccttctagagtctccttccctccatgtcatgttggcaggatttctcaaaacaagacatcaagacaatgatggtgaatgaatcaacgttcaactgaagtgcaccctggatcgtgaagattgtactagtttgcgtttccccttcatcctaccctacgcttgaatctcgagatgagattcttgtttagtgggggtgagttgtcacatccctagcttctggcattgctctagcctagcttcatgtgtgcatcatgtctatatttttgaaacttgaattgaggaatattggaagcctcaaaaccctaaataaaagaggggcaaaaaccctagaaatctcattcattgctccaaaaggctcttcttaaatgtttgataatttttggtaagggttctggtcccaaccaaaatattgaacatttttaaggatttatttttgggactttgaatttaaatcattagctatttgaatttgaattatattcatataattagaatataatttcaaatacccctgaaatattttatgagcttttggaaaagtccatctagccaaataaaattattcagaggagtttttggcattgtttgaatttgtttaaaattcaaaacagtggcaaaacgaaattaaataaaacaaaacagaagaaaaaaataaaagagagagagaggacttacctggcctcaccctgcagcccaccagaaccggcccagccggcccagcccgccaccgctactccccccctgtcgtcttcctcttgccagtgggagcagctgcgtgctcgcacgcgcgcggccgaggaggccacctcctccctgcctggctgcctcctccttccctggtccctcccgcgacgccacgcagccccgaccccctctcacttctccctcgctctctggacctccctcccctcgctcctctgtttcccctcccgcgaccgaacggagccgccgccaccgacgagagccaccgtggctaccggccaccccacggctcaccgacgccccaggaagctccgccggtcctccctctacctcctcaacgagccacgaggccccggacgtgccacaacaccgccctcgatgccttcttcaacctcgggaccgccggccatcttcgtcaaattcgccggctccggaccgtccccgacctcgccgagcgtcccctcgtcatcgccgtgagtcactgaccctctcccctaactcagcatgctcccctccgtgccgtagcgccgttccccacgagcaccgaagccaccgtccgccattgctgctgcacgcatagcctccgtgctcccctggcctcactgagctgctcttagtgctccccatgtctagcaggtgctgcccagcctctccatttgctcactgatgcaccgtagcgacgcgcccgagcaccaccgaacaccatcgccgccaaagctcgtcgccggcatgagttccggcgaccccacgacctcccactcggtcctctggatgcgcgggagcaagggccatcccctggtgccctcagcgcgccaaactgacgcctctagcgcaagtccggcgtgccccgccgtgttctgtggtcgccgtcggctggtctccggcgtgctgacgtggcgtcgtcgttagggctaatgaccctgctaactaaccctgtgacactgacagcgggccccgtagcgggtcaaagcccgagtcaacgcgggattagcccctgtgtcactgacgtgtggaccccacacgtcaggtttgacccgagccggcccctgttgacttgctgacgtcatgccaacgtcatgctgacgcagtaatgttttctggatttaatttaattctgaaattccagaaaatgaatataaacttctaaaattcatagaaaattaaccgtaactccaaattaaataatttatatatgaaaaattatcagaaaaattcaaggaatccatctgtaccattttcatgcatgttagaacaacttatagctgctgtttagcacaaatcaaataaagggcatttaaataatcacatatggagtttgaatttgaatcttgtattcaaaccaacttcatttaatctgttgctagttgcattggctcaaaacacattcattttgccatgtcatgatcatgcatcatattgtgcattgcattgattgtgttcccttctgtgttgccggtatttgtcccctctcgatagacgtgataccgatgatgtgattgttgacactgatgaagactcaatgttatcttcaaaagtgccaggcaagcaaaacccccttgttcattccgatacaatcctactctctcgctcctgctctcttttactgcattaggacaacaccgattcatctgttacttgctgcggtagctgaacccctttgtcctttgcatgacctgtcattgccacagtaaatagatgaaacccactagcatgagtaggagttgtttgagccctgatgtgcctactcattcatgtttgtttgtcatgcctgctattgcttagagttgagtcaggtctgattcatcggggatgaatcagaggcgtgtgaacctgtcctactgtgtgtgagctaagtgtgtgaacacgatttggtaaaggtagcggtgagaggccatgtaggagtacatggtgggttgtctcattgcagccgtcctcaggaactgagttctgtgtttgtgatccatgattcagctactaccacgcattgggcccgaaaccaatggaccctctcggcttcttgatcacccttgtcctctgtccaggagttgcaagtagtttctggtgtttgtagtatgctggaggtcgtgggcagcgctgaccgtaggggtgggctgtgatgcggtaggcacgtggcacggtgtaccgggcgcccgtttggtgtctcgggaaccctgttcacatcgtttggggctgtgagcgaaactccggccggatctcctcatggatggaacccgaataggcgataaacctggactagagacttaggtgattaggtaggtcgtggccgacacccacgttgggcttccgcttgaaggttgccgagtacatgtcgtgtaaacggcggtaagtggtgagagcgtgtgtgaagaagtacacccctgcagggttaacctaatctattcgaatagccgtgtccgcggaaaaggacttctgggttgcttatatcagttcatagacaagtgaaagtggatactctaaaatacgcaagataagcgtgagtgctatggatggcgttctcgtagggagacgggagcggatccatagtggtgtattgatatggtgaatatgtggactcgtgtgcgccacctcaaaaaagttactcgcagtcgtagttcaggatagccaccgagtcaaagctggcttgctgcagttaaaccccaccatccctttgttgataatgatgcatatgtagatagttctgatgtaagtcttgctgggtacatttgtactcacgtttgcctattttatgtttttgcagagagacttcagtctcactagtatttccgcgtggtcttcgacgtttagcttgttacctcagctacgatcttgtgcctcggcaggatttggtagatagtcaggcttctcagcctttttcatttatagatgtctgtactcagacatgatagcttccgcttgtgcttgatttgtatgctctgaatgttgggtcatgagacccatgtttgtaatatctcgctcctcggagcctattgaatagattacttgagtcatagagtcatgttgtgatgccatgttgtatttgcacatatcgagcatattgtgtgtatgttattgaaatgcttggtatgtgtgggatctgaccatctagttgtttatctttagtagcctctcttacggggaaatgtctcctagtgtttccaccgagccatggtagcttgctactgctccggaacacttaggctggccggcatgtgtccttcttcgttcctgtgtctgtcccttcggggaaatgtcacgcggtgaataccggagtcctgttagcccgctacagcccggttcatcggagtcctgctagcccagtgctacagcctggattcactcgctgatgaccgacacgttcgatgctgggtcatggatgcctgtccctgtaagtctgtgccgctttgggtttacgactagccatgtcagcccgggctccttatcatatggatgctagcgatactgtcatatacgtgtgccaaaaggcgcaaacggtcccgggcaaaggtaaggcgacacccgtgggaataccgtgcgtgaggccgcaaagtgatatgaggtgttacatgctagatcgatgtggcattgagtcggggtcctgacaatttgtACCTTACAAAGATTTTGTCTTCATGCTTGAATTTTACCAGGTTCTTTCCTGTTTTTACCATTCAATTATTACACAGTTGTTATGCGTATCACATTTGCTGTAAGGTATATATGTTGCTTTCTGTTGGAGAAAACAATTTTGCAGTCTATTGATTGAGTGCATGGCTGTCATGATTTCCCACCGTCATATCCCATTCCTTTATTAGCTATTTGTTGGTAATCTCATGAGTTGATTTGCtctttcaaaattttcaagttacTTCCTAATTTATGGATAACACAGATGAAGTGTGCTTTGACAGATATAACAAGGAAACATCCACGTCTAATTTGTTCTTGATATATTTATATTGGTTTATATCTCGCTGATCATACCATTTTTTATTTGTGATATTAGAATCTTTGCCTTCTCAAACTTACATTTTGTTGGGATTGCATTATGCTCAATGAATTTGATAGAAGTATACCCAGAGGATGCTAAACAGGGAAACAAAGTACACTCGGTAAATTTAATTTGCTTTGTCAAGGATATATAGGGCAAAAATTCCTCTTATAGCTCTCCTCGTATTTATTGCAATAAGTTTTTGGTCACCATCTGGAATCTTATTCCAGGATCCATTTTAATCCCATACATTTTTCCTGCTGAGTCTTTGGATGACTGGACTATTACCTCTCCAGGAGCCATACATTTTTATTTTTCTGCTGTTTATGTCTTGGTATTAATTAGTTGTAGTCCGTGAACATTGTTGTGTATGCTGTCATATACCAAGCCAATTTGTATCCATGAACCTTGAGTTTTCCCTTGAATAATATATATGTTTGACTTTATGCAAATTT is from Triticum aestivum cultivar Chinese Spring chromosome 3A, IWGSC CS RefSeq v2.1, whole genome shotgun sequence and encodes:
- the LOC123062726 gene encoding uncharacterized protein, with protein sequence MLQVMAGIDGGGDAPAARQPGLTPMELIEQTVITCGVREEQLQHHQYMPAHVLGALEEQNENISNVTLDILTAGTDLSEAASPPRRTKTAASATTMRTLFFIC